A stretch of Aeromicrobium tamlense DNA encodes these proteins:
- a CDS encoding SCO7613 C-terminal domain-containing membrane protein — protein sequence MTYADPHACPACRGPIGGVDTCPRCGFVLGSPEAQRLWGLFLEADRLVAQGRARQGATAAEVTAPVAATPAATPTSPMPAAVVRPVRTWSTGSLLLGLGAVCLIVAAIIFATVAWGSLGILGRALILLAVTALVGATASWATRRGLVGTAEALWTVFLGLVTVDFLAAVAEGLFGLSWSDFALVSVIWTAVLVGAGVAIVRWARPRLDRDLITPQLAGGFAPFVSAPAVMIRLGDLGEGDHWFWAAAAALVLPLAVVAVAHRTRLRWMLWPSALLALLLTAVLVVLAIDSALGGSRVLTPSDALPALVLAAVAVAGARLVPPLRAWLNAFAVVAVLFLVGVAFDGWAWSADLDTTAAGLVAVAVAVAVLAALVTRPDLWSLGVRWGAVVAGAGVLLWCGAASTATLERTDRAGWFSSPRDLWIRPADMTITEGWWVLAVALPLIVAWLATARWPAPRLLPDEWRVPVAEIAAGAAVVTAVAASSLPFLVHAITLVVVGVVLAVVLRTARWELSIVPVAVVALAMVVVPLGGPSTAWAWGLAAVGALACAAVGLDEDPPGPRRLVSAGAAGLAAFAIVATVAQVADLADVAPEAWGVVVFGVAAGLLLLTLALDELPWHRTAVEVVVAATLFVCVVRDGDDLARVALLLTIGAVGTAIVGLLDDDRTYLRWVALGLTGGAWVARLAASEVDTIEAYTAPFAVAVLAAGWWRLRTDPESRTWTALTPGLVLALLPSLPQALDEPTSLRAALLALVAAAVLGAGVVLRWGAPVIAGAAVLLLLVLANVGPTALGLPRWILIAAAGLVLLLVGTTWEKRVAEGRALVARLGALR from the coding sequence GTGACGTACGCCGATCCCCACGCCTGTCCCGCCTGCCGAGGCCCGATCGGCGGCGTCGACACCTGCCCGCGCTGCGGCTTCGTCCTCGGCTCGCCCGAGGCGCAGCGGCTGTGGGGCCTGTTCCTCGAGGCCGACCGGCTCGTCGCGCAGGGACGCGCGCGCCAGGGAGCCACGGCGGCCGAGGTGACCGCGCCCGTCGCCGCCACGCCCGCCGCGACCCCCACCTCCCCGATGCCCGCCGCAGTCGTGCGCCCGGTCCGCACGTGGTCGACCGGCTCGCTCCTGCTCGGCCTGGGCGCCGTGTGCCTGATCGTCGCGGCGATCATCTTCGCCACCGTGGCGTGGGGCTCGCTCGGCATCCTCGGCCGCGCGCTGATCCTGCTCGCCGTCACCGCGCTCGTCGGCGCGACGGCCTCGTGGGCCACGCGACGGGGTCTCGTCGGCACGGCCGAGGCGCTCTGGACCGTGTTCCTCGGCCTCGTCACGGTCGACTTCCTGGCCGCGGTCGCCGAGGGCCTCTTCGGCCTGTCCTGGTCGGACTTCGCCCTCGTCTCGGTGATCTGGACCGCCGTGCTCGTGGGCGCCGGCGTCGCCATCGTGCGGTGGGCTCGGCCCCGGCTGGACCGTGACCTGATCACCCCGCAGCTCGCGGGCGGGTTCGCGCCCTTCGTCAGCGCGCCCGCCGTGATGATCAGGCTCGGAGATCTGGGGGAGGGCGACCACTGGTTCTGGGCGGCGGCCGCCGCCCTGGTGCTGCCGCTGGCGGTCGTCGCGGTCGCCCATCGCACGCGCCTGCGCTGGATGCTGTGGCCCAGCGCCCTGCTCGCGCTCCTGCTCACGGCAGTGCTCGTCGTGCTCGCGATCGACTCCGCCCTCGGCGGCTCCCGTGTCCTCACGCCGAGTGACGCGCTGCCGGCTCTCGTGCTCGCGGCAGTGGCCGTCGCCGGAGCGCGCCTGGTCCCGCCGCTGCGCGCCTGGCTGAACGCCTTCGCGGTCGTCGCCGTCCTGTTCCTGGTGGGCGTCGCGTTCGACGGCTGGGCGTGGAGCGCCGACCTCGACACGACCGCCGCGGGGCTCGTCGCGGTCGCCGTGGCCGTCGCTGTGCTCGCCGCGCTCGTCACCCGGCCCGACCTCTGGTCGCTCGGCGTGCGGTGGGGCGCGGTCGTCGCCGGCGCGGGCGTGCTTCTCTGGTGCGGCGCGGCGAGCACGGCCACCCTGGAGCGCACGGACCGGGCCGGCTGGTTCTCCTCGCCGCGCGATCTGTGGATCCGCCCGGCCGACATGACCATCACGGAGGGCTGGTGGGTCCTCGCGGTGGCGCTGCCGTTGATCGTCGCGTGGCTCGCCACCGCCCGCTGGCCGGCCCCGCGGCTCCTGCCGGACGAGTGGCGCGTCCCGGTCGCCGAGATCGCGGCGGGCGCCGCCGTCGTCACGGCCGTCGCGGCCTCGTCCCTGCCATTCCTCGTCCACGCGATCACGCTCGTGGTGGTGGGCGTCGTGCTCGCCGTGGTCCTGCGCACCGCTCGCTGGGAGCTGTCCATCGTCCCGGTCGCGGTGGTGGCGCTCGCGATGGTCGTCGTGCCGCTCGGCGGACCGTCGACCGCGTGGGCCTGGGGCCTGGCCGCGGTGGGCGCCCTGGCATGCGCGGCGGTCGGCCTCGACGAGGACCCGCCGGGGCCCCGTCGCCTCGTCTCCGCGGGGGCGGCAGGACTGGCGGCGTTCGCGATCGTGGCGACCGTGGCCCAGGTGGCCGACCTCGCCGACGTCGCCCCCGAGGCGTGGGGCGTCGTGGTGTTCGGCGTCGCCGCGGGCCTGCTGCTGCTCACGCTGGCGCTCGACGAGCTGCCGTGGCACCGCACCGCCGTGGAGGTCGTCGTCGCGGCGACCCTGTTCGTGTGCGTGGTCCGCGACGGCGACGACCTCGCTCGGGTCGCGCTGCTGCTGACGATCGGCGCGGTCGGGACCGCGATCGTGGGGCTGCTCGACGACGACCGCACGTACCTGCGCTGGGTCGCCCTCGGCCTCACCGGCGGCGCCTGGGTGGCGCGGCTCGCGGCCAGCGAGGTCGACACGATCGAGGCCTACACGGCGCCGTTCGCCGTCGCGGTCCTCGCAGCCGGCTGGTGGCGCCTGCGCACGGATCCCGAGAGCCGCACGTGGACCGCCCTCACGCCGGGTCTCGTGCTCGCGCTGCTGCCGTCGCTGCCGCAGGCGCTCGACGAGCCGACGAGCCTGAGGGCCGCACTGCTGGCCCTCGTCGCCGCCGCCGTCCTGGGCGCGGGCGTCGTGCTGCGCTGGGGCGCCCCGGTGATCGCGGGTGCAGCGGTGCTGCTGCTGCTCGTGCTGGCGAACGTCGGGCCGACCGCGCTCGGCCTGCCGCGGTGGATCCTGATCGCCGCCGCGGGACTGGTGCTGCTGCTCGTGGGTACGACCTGGGAAAAGCGCGTCGCGGAGGGTCGCGCCCTCGTGGCGCGCCTCGGCGCGCTGAGGTGA